Proteins encoded together in one Rhipicephalus sanguineus isolate Rsan-2018 chromosome 9, BIME_Rsan_1.4, whole genome shotgun sequence window:
- the LOC119405803 gene encoding uncharacterized protein LOC119405803 translates to MAPFVIQPPDAFNVSSPNEWSKWKQRFERLRTSSGLCVKPEQHQVDALIYIMGEQAEEIYATFALSEENSKKFDAVVEQFDEYFIPRRNVIFERARFSTRLQQDGESAEDFVTALHTLSKDCEFSAHREEFVRDRLVVGIKDKHLSARLQLDAELTLQKALNSVRQIESVRQQQAELHQEVPSLNKVASGARTSRRA, encoded by the coding sequence ATGGCGCCATTCGTTATTCAGCCGCCGGATGCCTTCAACGTTTCGTCGCCGAACGAGTGGTCGAAGTGGAAACAGCGTTTTGAACGTTTGCGAACCTCTTCAGGCTTGTGCGTGAAGCCCGAGCAACATCAAGTAGACGCCCTAATCTACATCATGGGTGAGCAAGCCGAGGAAATCTACGCCACCTTCGCTTTATCTGAAGAGAACTCCAAGAAATTCGACGCCGTCGTGGAGCAGTTCGACGAGTATTTTATTCCGCGACGCAACGTAATCTTCGAACGAGCCAGATTCAGCACCCGACTGCAACAAGATGGTGAGTCGGCCGAAGATTTCGTCACTGCGCTTCACACGCTTTCGAAAGATTGCGAGTTCAGTGCTCATCGAGAGGAGTTCGTGCGCGACCGCCTCGTGGTTGGGATAAAAGACAAGCATCTATCCGCCAGGTTACAGCTCGACGCAGAGCTCACACTACAAAAGGCTCTTAATTCCGTACGCCAGATCGAGAGTGTCCGTCAGCAACAAGCGGAGCTCCACCAGGAAGTGCCATCTTTAAACAAAGTTGCATCCGGTGCGCGGACCAGTCGACGTGCTTGA